The following nucleotide sequence is from Myxococcota bacterium.
GTCGGTCATCACCACGAAGTCGAGGCCGTCCTGGTCGGCCGCGGCGAGCACGTCCGCGAACGGCGCGTCGCTGTCGTGCGAGGGCGCGTGGTGCACGTGCAGCACGCCCACGAGCGCCGCCAGCGCGAGTGACTTCAACGGCGCTAGTGGTGCGCGTTCTTGCGCGCTGCCACCGCCGCGGCCTCCTCGGCCTCGGGGATCTTCCCCTGGCGCTGCAGGAAACGCGAGAGACTGGTGTGGAACAAGGCCTCCTCGGGATCGCATTCGATCGCCTTGCGGATGGTGGCGATCGCATCGTCCAGGCGGTTCATGCGGCTGTAGACCTCGGCCAGGCCCTGGTAGGCGAGGCTGAAGCGCCGGTCGGCGGCGAGCACCTTCTGGTACGCGCTCACCGCCTCGTCATACTTCCCGGCGACGAACAGATCGAAGGCCTTTTGGTAGAGACTCCGCAGCTCGGACATTGCGGAACCGAGTCTAGCAGGACGATAGTCGAGCCATGGAACGCCTGCGCATCACCGAGCTTTTGGGCGACGGCATCGGCCCGGAGCTCGCCGAGTCCGTGCATTCCGTCGCGAGCGCGTTGCCGCTCGCGGTCGAGTTCGTCCCGGTCGATCTCTCGCTCGAGGGCCGCAAGCGCGACCCCGACACCTACCCGCGCGCCGAGGCCTCGCTGCGAGACACCAAGCTCGGGCTGAAGTACCCGACGGTGACTGCAGAGGAGAGCCCGAACGCGGTGCTGCGCCGGCGCCTGCACTTCTCGGTGATCCACCGGCCGGTGCTGTCGATCCTGGGCATCTCGTCGAACTTCAAGCAGAACGTCGCGCTCGACATCGTGCGCGTGGCGGTGGGCGGCACCTACGACGACCCCGGCCAGCGCATCGGCGAGGACGTGGCGGTGTCACTGCGCATCGTGGAGCGCCGGCCGTGCACCGAGGCCGCGCGGTTCGCGTTCGAGTTCGCGCGCCGCTACGGGCTGTCGGTCACTTCGTCGTCGAAGCACACCATCCAGCGCGCGACCGACGGCTTCTTCGAGGCGATCGTGCGCGAGGTGGCGGCGGGCTACCCCGACGTGAAGCACCGCGTGGAGCTGTTCGACGCGCTGCTCGCCAAGATCATCCTGCGGCCCAACGACTACCAGGTGGTGCTCGTGCTGAACGAGTACGGTGACTTCCTGTCGGACATGGCGTGCGGCCTGGTGGGGAGCCTCGGCACCGGCGCGAGCGGGAACTACTCGTTCACGCGGGCGGGCGAGATCGACGTGGCCATGTTCGACCCGGCGGGTGGCACCGCACCCGACATCGCGGGCCAGGGCATCGCCAATCCGACCGCCGCACTCCTGGCGTTCGGCCTCTTGCTCGACCACGTGGGACGGATCGAGCACGGCAACGCGCTGCGCTCGGCGGTGCTGGGCGCGATCGCCGACGGCCGCTCGACGCGCGACGTGGGCGGCCGGCTCGACACCCGCGCCTTCACGGCGGTGGTCGCCGACTCACTCGCCAAGGCGCAGAAGTAGCGCGTGCGCTTCCGCGACATGGAGCGCGCGGACCGCGGCGCGGTGCTCGACCTGCTCGAGCACGCGTTCGGCATCCGCGACCTGTTCGAGCGCTACATGGACTTCGACCCCGAGTTCGCCTACGGCGACGTGCTGCTCGCGCTCGAGGGCGACGCGCCGGTCGCCTGCGTGCAGGTGTTCCAGAAGACGATCCGCCTGGCCGGGCAGCCGGTGCGGCTGGGCGGGATCGGCAGCGTGGCGACCCGCGCGAGTCAGCGCGGCAGCGGCCTGGCGACCGAGCTCTTGGAGCGCGCGCTCGAGCGCATGCGCGCGCGCGAGCTTTCGCTGTCACTCTTGTTCGCCGCGCCGGTTGCGCCGCTCTACGAGCGCCTGGGCTGGCGGCGCATTCCCGCGCCGCTCCTGCGACTCACGCGCGCGCGCGTCGGCGAGCCGCCCGACCCCGGCCGCGACTTCCAGCCCGCGGACCTCGCGCGCGTGAGCGCGCTCTACGACGTCTTCACCGCCGCGCTCTCCGGGCCCACGCTGCGCGACGCGCGCTACTGGCGCGGCCAGCTCCGCACCGCCGGCACGCCCACCGAGACCTTCCGCCTGGCCCACAGCGTCGGTGAGCTCGCCGCCTACGCCCGCAGCGCCAACTTCAACGGCCGCCAGCGAGTCATCGAGTACGCGAGAAGCCCCGAGGGCGCCGAGTCACTGGCCGACCTCCTCGCCTCCTCCATCCCCCCCGACAAACCCACCTACGCCCCGTTCACGAACGACCCCGGCCTCGCCCGAGCCCTCGAAGCCCGAGGAGTCAGTCTGGCCCTGGCCGCCGACCCGAGCCCCATGTGGAAGGTCCTCGACACGGCCCGGCTCGCCCGCATCGCCGGCCTGCCCGGCAGCGCCAGCGACCAGGACCTGCTTCATTCACTCATCGAACGGCCGAGAGCGACCTACTTCCCCTCCGACCGCTTCTGACCCGGGCTCGCAGGTCCGACTTGACCCAGCCCGAGGCGGCCCGTAGGCTCAGGCGATCGTGAAACACTGGACCACCACCGCGAACGCCCTTTCCGGGCTCCTCCTTAGCGAGGCGGGTGGGGTCCGCCCAGCGCTCTAGCCAGCGCCGGGTCACCAGCGGACCTCTCCCGCCGTCGAGGCCGGAGAGGTTTTTTTCTGCCCGGACGCCTCTTTCGGTCTCTCGCGGCGCGAGGTCCGGAAACCAAGGAGGCAGTCATGTCGGAGAAAGTCGTCGTGTTCGACACGACGTTGCGCGATGGCGAGCAGGCGGCGGGCGTGTTCTTCTCGCGCGCGGCCAAGGTCGAGATCGCGGACCTGCTCGACGCCATGCGCGTCGACGTGATCGAGGCGGGCTTCCCCGCGTCTTCGCCCGGGGAACACGCGTCGGTGTCGGCGGTCGCGGCGCACGTGAAGGGCGCCACGGTGTGCGCGCTCGCGCGCGCCATTCCCGCCGAGGTCGACGTCACCTGGCAGGCGATCCGCGCCGCGCGCGATCCGCGCGTGCACGTGTTCCTGTCGAGCTCGGAGATCCACCTGGCGCACCAGCTGCGGCGCGGCGCCGACGAGGTGGTCGAGATGGCGCGCGCGGCCGTGGCGCGCGCGCGCACGCACACCCGGAACGTGGAGTTCTCGTGCATGGACGCCACGCGCTCGAATCCCGAGTTCGTGGCGCGCGTCGTACGCACGGCGATCGCCGAGGGCGCGACCGCGATCAACCTGCCCGACACGGTCGGATTCGCGCGCCCGGACCAGGTGGCGGAGATGTTCCGCGGGCTGTTCGCGCGCGTGCCCGAGCTGGCGGGAGTCACCGCGAGCTTCCACGGCCAGGACGACCTGGGCATGGCCACCGCGAACTCGCTGGCCGCGATCGCGGCGGGCGCGCGCCAAGTCGAGCTGGCCGTGAACGGGCTGGGCGAGCGCGCCGGCAACACGGCGTTCGAGGAGGTGGTGATGGCGATCCGGGTTCACGGCGAGTCACTCGGCGTGGCGACCGGCGTCGACACGAAGGGCATCTGGCGCGTGTCGCAAGCGGTCGCGAGACACTCCGGCTTCGCGGTGCCGCCGAACAAGGCGATCGTGGGCAAGAACGCGTTCCGCCACGCCTCGGGCATCCATCAGGACGGCGTGCTGAAGCACCGGCAGACCTACGAGACGGTCGACCCCGCGGAGATCGGCCACCCGACCGGCAGCGAGATCGTGCTGGGCAAGCTGTCGGGGCGGGCCGGCTTCGCGGCCCGCGCGCGCGAGCTGGGCTTCGCGCTCGACGGGCCAGCGCTGGAGCGCGCGTTCGAGCGCTTCCAGCGCGTGGCCGACCAGCGCGGCGAGATCGGCGACCGCGACGTGATCGCGATCTGCGTGGGAGCGGCCGCTTGAGCGAGACCGAGGGAATCGCCACTCTCCCACCCGTGGCGGTGGTGCAGCGGACGGTGAAGCGGAGCGGGCGCGCGGCGCTGCGCAACGCGCGCTGGAGCGCACTCCTGATCGCCGCGTCGTCGGAGACGCTGATCGTCGAGTGGGCGCTGCGCGCGACCGGCTGGGGCAGCCTCGGGCTCGCGGGCTTCGCGCTCTCGACCGTGGCGCTCGCGCTGTTCAACGCGGCGGCGCTCATGACTCTGCCGCGCATCGCGCGCTTCGGGCCGGCCGGGTATCTGGCCGGACGCGTGTGGCTCGTCGCCAGCGTGGCGGCGCTGGTGACCGGTCCATTGATCGCCGCGGTGTTCGTGCTGTTCGGGCCGCTCGCGTGGCTCGGGCCGCTGGCGAGCGAACGCCTGGGCGGGGTGGCGCGCGCGGTGCTCGTGCCGGGCGGCGGCGCGGCCGTGGCGGTCGGCTTCGGCTCCATGTTCTGGGGCTATCTCGTGGGGCAGCGCCGCGTGGAAGTCGACCGCGTCGACCTGCCGCTGCCGGGTCTGCCCGACGCGCTCGCGGGTCTGCGCGTCGCGCAGATCTCCGACCTGCACATCGGGCTGCAGCTGCGGGCGCCGCTCTTGCGCGAGCTCGTGGCGCGCGTGAACGCGCTCGAGCCCGACCTGATCGTGATCACGGGCGACGTGTTCGACTTCGACCCGTCGTTCATCGCCGAAGGCTGCGCCGAGCTGGCGGCGCTCGACGCGCCGCTGGGCGTGTATTGCGTGCTCGGCAACCACGACGTCTACACCGGCGCCGATGCCGTTGCGCGCGGGCTCGAGTCACTGACCAAGATCCGCGTGCTGCGCGACGCGTGGACCAAG
It contains:
- a CDS encoding GNAT family N-acetyltransferase, translated to MRFRDMERADRGAVLDLLEHAFGIRDLFERYMDFDPEFAYGDVLLALEGDAPVACVQVFQKTIRLAGQPVRLGGIGSVATRASQRGSGLATELLERALERMRARELSLSLLFAAPVAPLYERLGWRRIPAPLLRLTRARVGEPPDPGRDFQPADLARVSALYDVFTAALSGPTLRDARYWRGQLRTAGTPTETFRLAHSVGELAAYARSANFNGRQRVIEYARSPEGAESLADLLASSIPPDKPTYAPFTNDPGLARALEARGVSLALAADPSPMWKVLDTARLARIAGLPGSASDQDLLHSLIERPRATYFPSDRF
- a CDS encoding metallophosphoesterase, which produces MSETEGIATLPPVAVVQRTVKRSGRAALRNARWSALLIAASSETLIVEWALRATGWGSLGLAGFALSTVALALFNAAALMTLPRIARFGPAGYLAGRVWLVASVAALVTGPLIAAVFVLFGPLAWLGPLASERLGGVARAVLVPGGGAAVAVGFGSMFWGYLVGQRRVEVDRVDLPLPGLPDALAGLRVAQISDLHIGLQLRAPLLRELVARVNALEPDLIVITGDVFDFDPSFIAEGCAELAALDAPLGVYCVLGNHDVYTGADAVARGLESLTKIRVLRDAWTKIELQGAAFALVGIEDPGHGWSERDATHEALAKLAAELPPGLARLLLIHRPSYFAEAARLGYPVSLAGHTHGGQIALPLAHQHNVSRLISRWTRGLFRDDATGALLYVNRGLGVAGPPIRLNCAREISLHRLVRPN
- a CDS encoding isocitrate/isopropylmalate family dehydrogenase, whose protein sequence is MERLRITELLGDGIGPELAESVHSVASALPLAVEFVPVDLSLEGRKRDPDTYPRAEASLRDTKLGLKYPTVTAEESPNAVLRRRLHFSVIHRPVLSILGISSNFKQNVALDIVRVAVGGTYDDPGQRIGEDVAVSLRIVERRPCTEAARFAFEFARRYGLSVTSSSKHTIQRATDGFFEAIVREVAAGYPDVKHRVELFDALLAKIILRPNDYQVVLVLNEYGDFLSDMACGLVGSLGTGASGNYSFTRAGEIDVAMFDPAGGTAPDIAGQGIANPTAALLAFGLLLDHVGRIEHGNALRSAVLGAIADGRSTRDVGGRLDTRAFTAVVADSLAKAQK
- a CDS encoding tetratricopeptide repeat protein, with protein sequence MSELRSLYQKAFDLFVAGKYDEAVSAYQKVLAADRRFSLAYQGLAEVYSRMNRLDDAIATIRKAIECDPEEALFHTSLSRFLQRQGKIPEAEEAAAVAARKNAHH
- a CDS encoding 2-isopropylmalate synthase; amino-acid sequence: MSEKVVVFDTTLRDGEQAAGVFFSRAAKVEIADLLDAMRVDVIEAGFPASSPGEHASVSAVAAHVKGATVCALARAIPAEVDVTWQAIRAARDPRVHVFLSSSEIHLAHQLRRGADEVVEMARAAVARARTHTRNVEFSCMDATRSNPEFVARVVRTAIAEGATAINLPDTVGFARPDQVAEMFRGLFARVPELAGVTASFHGQDDLGMATANSLAAIAAGARQVELAVNGLGERAGNTAFEEVVMAIRVHGESLGVATGVDTKGIWRVSQAVARHSGFAVPPNKAIVGKNAFRHASGIHQDGVLKHRQTYETVDPAEIGHPTGSEIVLGKLSGRAGFAARARELGFALDGPALERAFERFQRVADQRGEIGDRDVIAICVGAAA